A stretch of Elusimicrobiota bacterium DNA encodes these proteins:
- a CDS encoding PQQ-dependent sugar dehydrogenase, whose protein sequence is MAFLIAVLLFNVTVSAAPPAITMKTVATGFKHPVSLKFDSSGKAYIVEQKGYVRVIENGRPDKKPFLDLNRKVTRFLSASSEQGLFDIALHPDFLKNGRLFAHYTDKNGDTVIAEYKAAGGQADASTERVLLRQQQPYSNHNGGQIEFGPDGYLYIALGDGGSRGDPQGNAQKLTTLLGKILRLDVSTPVQYTVPPSNPLADEAKDNPGIKPEIWAFGLRNPWRFSFDGRFLYIGDVGQNKWEEIDVEDTRQGGGKNYGWNIMEGLECYKSKECDPAGLTPPVHVYPLYEQGDCSVTGGYVYRGPDTKLQGIYFYADYCSGTLRSFRHKNGKTTEHKEWRELNPDGKHWEKISALGRDPEGEIYLVDHERGSILKLVP, encoded by the coding sequence ATGGCATTTCTCATTGCCGTCTTGTTATTCAATGTGACTGTTTCGGCCGCGCCGCCGGCAATCACAATGAAGACGGTGGCGACCGGCTTCAAGCATCCGGTCAGCTTGAAATTCGACTCCTCGGGGAAAGCTTATATCGTCGAACAAAAAGGCTACGTCCGCGTCATCGAGAACGGCCGGCCCGACAAAAAACCTTTTTTGGACTTAAACCGCAAAGTAACCAGATTTTTATCGGCCTCCTCGGAACAAGGGCTCTTCGACATCGCCCTGCATCCGGACTTCCTTAAAAACGGACGGTTGTTCGCCCATTACACGGACAAAAACGGAGATACGGTGATCGCGGAATACAAAGCGGCCGGCGGCCAAGCCGATGCCTCAACCGAACGCGTGCTCCTGCGCCAACAACAGCCCTACTCAAACCACAACGGCGGGCAAATCGAATTCGGGCCGGACGGTTATCTCTACATCGCTTTAGGCGACGGCGGTTCGCGGGGCGATCCTCAGGGCAACGCTCAAAAACTGACGACCTTGCTGGGCAAAATCCTAAGGCTGGACGTTTCCACGCCGGTACAATACACGGTACCGCCATCCAACCCCTTGGCCGATGAGGCCAAAGACAATCCTGGGATCAAACCGGAAATCTGGGCTTTCGGACTAAGGAACCCTTGGCGATTCAGTTTTGACGGCCGCTTCCTCTATATCGGCGACGTCGGCCAAAACAAATGGGAAGAAATCGATGTGGAAGACACCCGCCAAGGCGGCGGCAAAAATTACGGCTGGAATATCATGGAAGGCCTGGAATGCTACAAGTCAAAAGAATGTGATCCAGCAGGATTGACTCCTCCGGTCCATGTTTACCCCCTCTACGAACAAGGAGACTGCAGCGTCACCGGCGGCTATGTTTACCGGGGTCCCGACACCAAACTTCAGGGTATTTATTTTTATGCCGACTATTGCAGCGGCACACTGCGTTCATTTCGCCATAAAAACGGCAAGACCACCGAACACAAAGAGTGGCGCGAACTCAACCCGGATGGAAAACACTGGGAAAAAATCAGCGCTTTAGGCCGGGATCCTGAAGGTGAAATTTATTTAGTGGATCATGAACGCGGCAGCATCCTCAAGCTTGTTCCCTAA